The genomic window TCTTAATCGGGAACATCCCTGGGCACTGCCCAAACAGGCTATCCCGGCCGGGGTTGTCGATACCATCAGGGTTCTTAGCCTGAGGTTTGATTTTATCCAGGAATCGCCCGATGATCCTCTGACCACCGGTAACGGGAAATACGATATGCGGACATTTGAGCAATTCCGCGATGAGGAAGGCCATGAGATTGATCCGGCGCCACACAACCGTCAGTACTTTGAATCACACCTGCAGGCCCTGGCCAATTATTACAGTTTTGTATCCGATTTTAAAGTTGTTATCGAATACGAGGTTTTTCCCCGACAGACCGATTCGGTTTACCATCTTTCGCATGAAATGGACTATTACGGCGGGGTAAACCCGTATATCGGGTTGACCAATTATTTTATCGACTGCATTCAGCTGGTCGATACCTCGGAAGCGCAGGTTGTCTTCGGGGATTATGATGCTTATTTTTTGTTTCATGCCGGGGCCGATCAACAGAATAATATTGGTTTTCCGGATACCCCATCGGATTTGTACACCGGTTATATTTTCTTTCTGGACACGGCCATGTATGTCGATCGCACCGCTTCCGATTCGACGGAAATCAGGGATGCTTTGAATATGCCTGAAACGGCCAGCCAGGATAATCGCGCCACCGCTATCAATGCCGTTATAGCCCATGAATTTGGCCATCAGCTCGGTCTGATTGATCTTTACCGAACCGATAATTTTTTCACACGGTTAGGCGATTTCGCTTTGATGGATAATAACGGTTTCGGAACCGGGGTCGATTTCGGGTTTGATGTCGGACGTGCTTTCGGGGTCTCGCCGGTCTATCCCATGGCGTGGTCACGGGCCTTTCTCGGTTTTGAGGACCCAATAGTGTATCGCAGGGGGACGGACATCGAATTGGTGGCGGCTGAAATGCAGGAACTGGGCACCAAAGTAGCCAAGATCCCTATTTCCGAATATGAATATTATTTGATTGAAAATCGGCAGATTGCCATCGGTCCGGAAACCGCTATCCTGGCCGATTCCATCACCTCGGTTATCCTGGGACCATGCGATTACAGTAAAAACCTGACCGGTGAATACGATTTTCTTATCCCGGGTTCGGGGATATTAATCTTTCGTGTCGATGAGGTGGTCGCTTATATGGATTTTGACGGCGATGGGATTCTCAATTTTATCGATAACCAGCTTCAGAATGATCCCTTGCGTCCTTTTGTCAAATTGATGGAAGCCGATGGTATGATCAATTTTGGGGGGATTTATTATTCCGGATTCGGAACCCAGGAGGATATGTACTACGCGGGAAACAACAATTCCTTCACGCCCAATACCAATCCCCCGGCGTACGGTTACGGCGGCAAGAATACGCATATTTTCGTTACCGATATTTCCGAATCCGACCTGACCATGACATTCGATCTCGATTACGATCTGGTTTCCGACAGCTTCCCGCAGAGGGCGGGTGTTCCGGCGTACGGTTTGTCACCGATTGCGGCCGATTTGAACAATGATGGGCGCGAGGAAATAATCACCGCCTCGAATAAAAACCTGATCGTCCTCAACGATGACGGGACTGATTTTACGCCGTCATTTGCTCCGCCGTTTTATGATACCGCTTATATTCTAAATAATGAGGCGTCTTATCCCGTGTATCCGGTGCCTTTGTTCGCCCGGGTCGGGGAAAATATCAGCGCCGGACCGGCGGTGGGTGATTTCGGGCTGGATAATGATACGCAATATGTGGCGATTGGAGCCGGGCCATGGGTGCATGTTTACGGCCTTGTCGATGCCGATTTGAATGGCCTGGCCGAGCCGTTATTCGACTCCCTGTCTATCGGCGGCTGGCAGGTCGTCTGGCTGGCGTTCGGCGATAAACTGGTCGTGGCGACGATGGATTCGTTAGCACACTTCGTTCGGTTTTATGGCATTCTATCCGATGGGACATCCTACCCGCTTTCACGGCAGATAAATCATCCCGAGCTCTACGGCGCGTCGAGATTCGACAGTACCTATGCCGTAATTGCCGGTGATGATAACGGGGTCATTCTTTATCTGGTTACATCGCCGACGGTATTGAAGGAGTATGATCTCGGCGGCTATTATATTTACGGACCGGTAGTGGCCGATTTCAACCGCGACGGATTACCGGAAGTAGTGGTGGCCACCCCCGATGGGGATATCAAGGTAATCACGCTGGATCGGTCGGCGGATGATCCCTTCACCGAATACGCCTCAGCCTCGCTGGGTGACTCTGTTTATGTCAATCCGATTGTTTCCGATATCGACCGCGACGGCTATCCGGATATAATTCTCGGGAGTAAGAACAAGATTATCGGACTGGACCGATATTTGAATTCGCTCCTTGATTTCCCCATTGAAATGGACCGGTCGTTTCCCGATGATGTTGTGGTGGCACCGCCGGTGGTGGGTGATCTGGATCATGATGGTGTTAAAGATATCGCGGTTTTAAGTTCCAACGGCAATTGCTATGCCTTCAAGACCAGGTATACCACCAATGACTGGCTTCTGTATGGCTTTCCGACTGCGGCCGGGGGAATCGGATTCGGCGCCCCGGTCATTCATCGCCGCGGGACGGTCGGCGGCCTGGGGATTATGGGGATCGATGGCTGGTTTTATTCATATGATACGGGTTATGATTCGGCCCTGACCGACTGGCCGATGGGCGGCGGGGGAGCGGAAGGATTGTACTATTTTCCGTCCAGCCGATTGGGTGCGGTTGAAGTTTCCGGGGCCATGCTTCCGGATGATGAATTTTTCAATTATCCTAATCCGACTTATGACGGACTGACCAATGTTCAGTACAGGCTGGGCGATAATGCCGATGTGACGGTGAATCTGTATGATATGTCGGGCAAAAGGGTTGTCGATGAGATGAATTTTACCGGGCAGGAAGGCGGCCGGGTTCATGTTATATACAACTGGGATCTGTCTTCTCTGGTAACGGGCGTGTATAGATGTGTTCTTGAGGCGGACTTTGACAACGGCGAATCAGTTTCCGCTTTTACCGATATCGCCATTATAAAATAAGAAAGGACATATAATGAACAAGCTGCTCTTATCACTGATTCTGATATTAGTCATGATTCAGATGCCGGCCCTGGCCATAGATCTGGGATACAGTCAGCTGGAACTCGAAGTCCAGTCCATCAGGAATAGTTCGCAAAATCATATTGATATTCTCGCGGCCGATGAGGGTTTTGATGATGATTTCGAATTCGGTTTCGAGCAGGAGAACATTTATGATTATGATTATAAATCGCCCCAGAAGGCCTTCATATATTCTCTCCTGATTCCCGGTTGGGGTCAGAGGTACTGCGGCTCGCATATCATGAAAACCATGGGGTTTCTGGGCACAGAAATCGGTATGTGGATGGGCTATTTTAATTTTCATAATAACGGCAATAAGCTGACCGATGATTTCGAGGCTTTTGCCGATGATCACTGGGTCGAGGGCGACAGCACGGTCTCGGAATCATACCGCGGCTGGCTTTATGCGGTCGATTCCACCGAAGATGAATTTACCCATACGCTGCCGGACTTCAATAACCAGCAATATTATGAAATGATCGGTAAGTACGATCAATTCCGGACGGGCTGGGACGATTACTGGCTTGATCCGGACTATTATGAAATTGTCGATTCCGCCACCGGCGGGAAAGTTTATCTGTCACCGAACCGGGCCAAGTATGAAGACATGCGTAAAGACGCCAACGATGAGCTGGACAAGGCCAATAAATTCATCATCGGTTCGGTTCTGGTTCATCTGGTGTCGGCTTTCGATGCGGCCATATCAGCCAAACGCCACAACCGCAATGAGGCTTCCAAGATGTGGTTGTCGGTGAAGGCGGAGATGAAACGATATTCGGCCAAAGAAATAATTCCGGTTTTTACCATAGCCTGCAGGTTTTGACATGAAAAAAACTGATTTCATAATCGGTCTGTTCTGGATAGTGCTTGTATGCGCCGGGTCAGGCCCATCGCCATTAAGAGCCGAAATTCCTATTCCGGAATCACCTTTGAGTCAGGCCTCACTAATGGCTTTCAATAGCATTCCGGAAGAGAGAAATCTCGAACCCGAGGCCGATGCGGCCATGCCGGTTACCGGTCCTCGCAAAATCTCAAAAGCCAAGGCGATTTTTCTTTCTGTTCTGGCTCCAGGTGCGGGACACCTTTATATGGGAGAAAAAGGCCGCGGTGAGGTCTTTCTCGGGGCCGAGGTGGTTTCGTGGGCAGGATTTTTTGCATTCCGAACGGCCGGTAAATGGAAAAAAGAAGACTATATTAATTATGCCGAGAAATATGCCGGGATTGATCCCGATGGCAAAGATGATGATTTTTACCGCAACCTGACATTTTATAACTCAACCGAGGAGTACAACGAATCCGGGCGTATTATCAATCCCGGTTCGCCCTATTATTATCCTGAAACCGGTTATGACTGGCAATGGGTCAGTGACGAGGCCCGGGCCGATTACCGGGATATGCGTAATTCCAGCGAATCATATTATCGTAATGCCACTTTCATGATCGGAGTGGCGGTGGTCAACCGTATTTTCGCCTCAATCGATGCTATTAGATTGCTCCGCAAACACACCGGGTCCGGTCATGCCGAATACGGCGAGGTTAAAAAACTTGATTTTAAGGTGAAGGCCAATCCCTTCGGGCATAATCCCGAAGTCAAACTGACCGTTTTGCATCGGTTCTGATGATGCGTAAAGACTATCCTCTGTTATTAATTGTTTTTGCGATTTTGATAATATCGCTTTTACCGGGATGCCGGGGTAATGGCGGTTTGCCGGATGAAATGGCGACAGTCAAAATTCCCAATGGATTATTGCCGGTGAAGGAAATCAAAACCGACCGTTCCGGGAATCAGCTTCGGGGACCGATCGGGGTGACCGTCGATAATAATGGCAATCTCTATATCGTGGATTCGGGGAATAACCGTTTGCTCAAATTCGATTCTGATTATATTCCCCTGCGCGAGGCCGGGGGATATGGCAATGCCGAGGGATTGCTCAACAATCCGACTTTTATAACCCTTGATAATAATCTTAATTTATATATATCCGATACGGGTAATCGCCGTCTCTCGGTATTCGATGTCAAGCTCAATTATGTGGGCCAGGTCGATTTGATTGACCCCGATGATCCGTTACGTTTCGGGCGTCCGGCCGGGCTGGCGATCAATGATTATGGCGAATTATGGGTGGCCGATCCGGATAACTCGCAGGTGATGGTTTTTAATATCTACCTGAGTTTTGATCGTATGGTCGGCGATGCCGAATCCTATAGCGGTCTGATGTTGCGGCCGGCAGATATTGCCCGGGGGCCGAATAGTAATATGTATATTACCGATGAAGGTCGCGGCAGTGTGTTCGGATTCAATACCTCGGGGGTATTCCTGTTCGAATATAAAGATGATCAGCTCAGACAGGCGACCGGAATCGCGGTTGATCGCTCCGGCTGTTGCTGGGTGGTCGACACGGAAAACTCCCGGCTCGAGTTCTTTGACCGGAACGGTCATTTGCTCTATTCCGAGGGTATGAGAGGTACCGGCGGTGATTATGGTTTCAATCGGCCGACCGGGGTTGCCGTGCTGCCCGATGATCGGATTGCTTTTTGCGATACCGGCAATAACCGGGTTATGATTTACAGAATTCTCTATCCGGAATAATGTCGATCAGAATAAAAAGCTTTTCTCGGCTCTTTTGCTGCTCAATCATATTTTCTCTGATTCTTTGCTCTGCCTTATCGGCCGCTGTCAAAATAATTCCCGCCAATGAAATCACATCCAGAATCAGATTACATGACGGGCCCATTATCGATCATTCCGACAGCGTGGTAATATCAACCGGGTGGTTGATCCGGGATGTCGATTATGATATTAATTATCTTGAGGGCGTTTTTTACTTGCGCAGAAAAATCTCTGCGGGCGATACCCTGACAGTCTTCTATACGCCTCTTCCGACCTGGCTGAAACGCCATTACGGTTTACAGCCGGAGCTTATTTCCGGCGGGGATGTTAGGGCAATTTCTCCCGATATTCAGCCGATATCACCGGCTGGTTCCCTAACCAAATCATCTCTTTCGATTACCGGAGCCAAGCGTTTTTCTATTCTGTCGCAGACCGGCGGCAGTTCGCAGTTTGACCAGTCGCTCGATCTGACTGTCGGGGGAGAACTGACTCCGGGGGTAATTGTCTCGGGATCGGTTTCGGATCGTGGTTATGATCCGGTTTACGGCACTATCAACAGCCGTATCAGTGAACTGGATAAAATCAATCTTCGCGTGGAATCAAGGAAATTTTTCTCGGAAATCGGGAATCTCGAAATTGCCGCCGCCTCGGATTTTGGACTGCAAAAAAAACAGGTCAGCGGTCTTCAGGCGGTGTACCATGATTCTCGTTTTTCGGCGGCCACGCTTTTTGCCCGTCCCCGGGGGGAGTACAAAACCATGCGTTTTTATGGTACCGATGGGAATCAGGGACCTTATCGGATTGTGGCCGATAACCTGACCCGGGCCATCGTTCCCGGCTCGGAGAGAGTCTGGGCTGACGGCCGTCTTCTGGAACGCGGTTCCGACCGTGATTATATTATGGACTATCCGGCCGCCTCGATTACTTTTATGTCCGATATCCCGGTTGACTCGC from Candidatus Zixiibacteriota bacterium includes these protein-coding regions:
- a CDS encoding VCBS repeat-containing protein, with the translated sequence MTLISKLGIIPAIIGLLFICSPVAANKGGKLLIPKAIEKRAIDPNDQKIVESGFLSTPSPRNILNLNREHPWALPKQAIPAGVVDTIRVLSLRFDFIQESPDDPLTTGNGKYDMRTFEQFRDEEGHEIDPAPHNRQYFESHLQALANYYSFVSDFKVVIEYEVFPRQTDSVYHLSHEMDYYGGVNPYIGLTNYFIDCIQLVDTSEAQVVFGDYDAYFLFHAGADQQNNIGFPDTPSDLYTGYIFFLDTAMYVDRTASDSTEIRDALNMPETASQDNRATAINAVIAHEFGHQLGLIDLYRTDNFFTRLGDFALMDNNGFGTGVDFGFDVGRAFGVSPVYPMAWSRAFLGFEDPIVYRRGTDIELVAAEMQELGTKVAKIPISEYEYYLIENRQIAIGPETAILADSITSVILGPCDYSKNLTGEYDFLIPGSGILIFRVDEVVAYMDFDGDGILNFIDNQLQNDPLRPFVKLMEADGMINFGGIYYSGFGTQEDMYYAGNNNSFTPNTNPPAYGYGGKNTHIFVTDISESDLTMTFDLDYDLVSDSFPQRAGVPAYGLSPIAADLNNDGREEIITASNKNLIVLNDDGTDFTPSFAPPFYDTAYILNNEASYPVYPVPLFARVGENISAGPAVGDFGLDNDTQYVAIGAGPWVHVYGLVDADLNGLAEPLFDSLSIGGWQVVWLAFGDKLVVATMDSLAHFVRFYGILSDGTSYPLSRQINHPELYGASRFDSTYAVIAGDDNGVILYLVTSPTVLKEYDLGGYYIYGPVVADFNRDGLPEVVVATPDGDIKVITLDRSADDPFTEYASASLGDSVYVNPIVSDIDRDGYPDIILGSKNKIIGLDRYLNSLLDFPIEMDRSFPDDVVVAPPVVGDLDHDGVKDIAVLSSNGNCYAFKTRYTTNDWLLYGFPTAAGGIGFGAPVIHRRGTVGGLGIMGIDGWFYSYDTGYDSALTDWPMGGGGAEGLYYFPSSRLGAVEVSGAMLPDDEFFNYPNPTYDGLTNVQYRLGDNADVTVNLYDMSGKRVVDEMNFTGQEGGRVHVIYNWDLSSLVTGVYRCVLEADFDNGESVSAFTDIAIIK
- a CDS encoding NHL repeat-containing protein → MMRKDYPLLLIVFAILIISLLPGCRGNGGLPDEMATVKIPNGLLPVKEIKTDRSGNQLRGPIGVTVDNNGNLYIVDSGNNRLLKFDSDYIPLREAGGYGNAEGLLNNPTFITLDNNLNLYISDTGNRRLSVFDVKLNYVGQVDLIDPDDPLRFGRPAGLAINDYGELWVADPDNSQVMVFNIYLSFDRMVGDAESYSGLMLRPADIARGPNSNMYITDEGRGSVFGFNTSGVFLFEYKDDQLRQATGIAVDRSGCCWVVDTENSRLEFFDRNGHLLYSEGMRGTGGDYGFNRPTGVAVLPDDRIAFCDTGNNRVMIYRILYPE